A section of the Deltaproteobacteria bacterium genome encodes:
- a CDS encoding site-specific DNA-methyltransferase, whose translation MEVNYATELGRAYCGNAEQLLRLLPKESVNLVFTSPPYALEFKKEYGNVAKSEYVSWFLKFARHIHTALANDGSFVLNIGGSYQAGSPTRSLYHFKLLLALCEEVGFHLAQELFWYNPAKLPAPAEWVNVRRIRVKDSVEYLWWFSKGSFPKANNKNVLKPYSPDMERLMERGYKAKLRPSGHNITNKFDTRHEGSIPSNLLEHGNNDSNGFYLKACREAGLKVHPARFPPALPNFFIKLLTNPSDLVLDPFAGSNTTGAVAEKLGRRWIAFELNEEYLKGSRFRFEPNKTGQPPREASPKNSAASNKSQLSFMIREEPPPLAKSPKTPAKRMAKHHRTVR comes from the coding sequence ATTGAAGTCAATTACGCTACTGAACTGGGGCGTGCCTACTGTGGCAATGCGGAGCAGTTGCTTCGGTTGTTGCCCAAGGAGTCCGTAAACCTCGTATTTACATCTCCTCCGTATGCACTAGAGTTCAAAAAGGAATACGGTAACGTTGCAAAATCCGAATATGTTAGCTGGTTTCTAAAATTTGCTCGCCACATCCACACGGCACTTGCCAATGACGGCAGTTTTGTCCTGAATATCGGTGGCAGTTACCAAGCGGGTTCTCCAACCCGTTCCCTATACCATTTCAAGCTGCTTTTGGCTCTCTGCGAGGAGGTCGGTTTTCATCTCGCTCAGGAACTATTCTGGTATAACCCAGCAAAGTTACCAGCCCCTGCCGAGTGGGTGAACGTAAGACGAATCCGGGTCAAAGATTCAGTTGAATACTTGTGGTGGTTTTCCAAGGGATCTTTTCCCAAGGCTAATAACAAAAACGTCCTGAAGCCTTATTCGCCGGATATGGAACGTCTCATGGAGAGAGGATACAAGGCCAAGCTTCGGCCGTCCGGACATAACATCACAAACAAGTTCGACACGCGTCACGAAGGCTCTATCCCGTCTAACCTGCTGGAGCATGGGAACAACGACAGTAATGGGTTTTACCTGAAAGCCTGCCGCGAAGCCGGACTCAAGGTTCATCCGGCAAGATTTCCTCCTGCATTACCCAACTTTTTTATTAAACTGTTAACGAATCCTAGTGATCTGGTTCTGGATCCGTTTGCGGGCAGTAATACTACGGGTGCTGTAGCGGAAAAACTTGGCCGACGGTGGATCGCGTTCGAGCTGAATGAGGAATATCTGAAGGGCAGCCGTTTCAGGTTCGAACCCAATAAAACCGGGCAGCCGCCTAGGGAAGCTAGCCCGAAAAATTCAGCAGCCAGCAATAAATCCCAACTTTCATTTATGATTCGCGAAGAACCTCCCCCCTTGGCCAAATCTCCCAAAACACCAGCAAAAAGAATGGCGAAACATCATCGAACCGTGCGCTAA
- a CDS encoding TIGR02147 family protein, whose translation MADERTTPERPSPAAYDDYRDYLRDMIQFLKESGPGFSHRQFARKAGFNTSSFLKLVIDGKRNLTADSIGRFSKALGLDARERDAFEALVMFSQAGTDDERNRYYQQLRRSPHPVTSAAKMKRSQYEVYSAWHNIPVREMFLLPDFREDPEWIAKRLKPPVTRSEAQKALTRLEDLGLVRRNGDGKLELDSPKLSAESPVELLAARNYHREMLTLAASSMDNLPREERNVTSVTIALTREQYELICREIEEFGKNLLNRIEDAPRGDEPREVYVLGMQLFAVTGGKKP comes from the coding sequence ATGGCTGACGAGAGAACAACGCCCGAGCGCCCCAGTCCGGCCGCCTACGATGACTACCGGGACTACCTGAGGGACATGATCCAGTTCCTCAAGGAGAGCGGGCCGGGCTTCTCGCACCGCCAGTTTGCCCGCAAGGCCGGGTTCAACACCTCCAGCTTCCTGAAGCTGGTGATCGACGGCAAGCGGAACCTCACGGCCGACTCGATTGGCCGCTTCTCCAAGGCACTGGGACTGGATGCCCGGGAGCGCGACGCCTTCGAGGCGCTCGTCATGTTCAGCCAGGCCGGGACCGACGATGAACGGAACCGGTATTACCAGCAGCTTCGCCGGTCCCCGCACCCGGTGACCAGCGCGGCGAAGATGAAGCGCAGCCAGTACGAGGTGTATTCGGCCTGGCACAATATCCCCGTGCGCGAGATGTTCCTGCTGCCTGACTTCCGTGAAGACCCCGAGTGGATCGCCAAAAGGCTGAAACCCCCGGTCACCAGGAGCGAAGCACAGAAGGCGCTCACGCGCCTGGAGGATCTGGGGCTCGTCAGGCGCAACGGCGACGGGAAACTCGAACTCGATTCGCCCAAACTGTCGGCCGAATCCCCGGTCGAGCTCCTGGCGGCCCGTAACTACCACCGGGAGATGCTCACCCTGGCGGCCAGCAGCATGGATAACCTGCCGCGGGAAGAACGTAACGTGACTTCGGTGACGATCGCGTTGACGCGGGAACAGTACGAACTTATCTGCCGTGAAATCGAGGAGTTCGGCAAGAACCTGCTGAACCGGATCGAAGACGCCCCGCGCGGAGACGAGCCCCGAGAGGTCTATGTGCTCGGTATGCAGCTTTTCGCCGTGACAGGAGGAAAAAAGCCGTGA
- a CDS encoding ammonium transporter has product MDKADTAWMLISSALVLFMTPGLAFFYGGMVRKKNILSTLMKSFVAMGALAVVWALVGFSLAFGPGNAFIGDLSYLGLNGVGGAPGPNADNIPFLVFMVFQGMFFVITPALFSGSIVERVRFSAYLVIIVLWALIVYAPLCHMVWAPGGWLLEDGAMDFAGGTVVHISAATAALVLTLVLGSRREYPKEPIIPHNLPLSVLGTGMLWFGWFGFNAGSALAANEIAANAFVTTNLGAAAASLGWTFWEWFHRGKPTTLGFISGAVAGLVIITPACGFVSPMGAIVMGFFGAIVCYQAVVLRQKLKLDDSLDVLGVHGAGGAIGALLTGVFATTAVNSGGQDGLLYGGGLGPLLKQLVAVGFTIVFVAALTFVIAKAVDALIGLRVDDESELEGLDLSQHDEVGYNF; this is encoded by the coding sequence ATCGACAAGGCGGATACCGCCTGGATGCTCATTTCTTCAGCACTGGTGCTCTTTATGACGCCAGGGCTGGCCTTCTTTTACGGCGGGATGGTCCGCAAGAAGAACATTCTGTCGACGCTGATGAAGAGCTTTGTCGCCATGGGCGCACTGGCTGTCGTCTGGGCACTGGTGGGCTTTTCGCTCGCCTTCGGACCCGGAAACGCCTTCATCGGTGATCTTTCCTACCTGGGCCTGAACGGGGTGGGTGGAGCCCCCGGCCCGAATGCCGACAACATCCCGTTCCTCGTCTTCATGGTGTTCCAGGGGATGTTCTTCGTCATCACCCCGGCGCTCTTTTCGGGCTCGATCGTGGAGCGGGTACGGTTTTCGGCCTATCTGGTCATCATCGTCCTGTGGGCGCTCATCGTCTATGCCCCGCTCTGCCACATGGTCTGGGCACCGGGCGGATGGCTGCTGGAAGACGGCGCGATGGACTTTGCCGGTGGCACCGTCGTGCACATCAGTGCCGCCACGGCCGCGCTGGTACTGACGCTGGTTCTGGGCAGCCGCCGGGAGTATCCCAAGGAACCGATCATTCCTCACAACCTGCCCCTGTCGGTGCTGGGCACCGGCATGCTGTGGTTCGGATGGTTCGGCTTCAATGCCGGCAGCGCACTTGCCGCCAACGAAATCGCCGCCAATGCGTTTGTCACCACCAACCTGGGTGCGGCCGCCGCCTCCCTCGGGTGGACCTTCTGGGAATGGTTTCACCGGGGCAAGCCGACGACCCTGGGGTTCATATCGGGTGCCGTGGCCGGACTGGTCATCATCACCCCCGCCTGCGGCTTTGTCTCCCCGATGGGCGCCATCGTCATGGGGTTCTTCGGTGCCATTGTTTGCTACCAGGCCGTCGTGCTGCGTCAGAAACTCAAACTGGACGATTCCCTCGATGTTCTCGGGGTGCATGGTGCCGGTGGCGCGATTGGTGCATTACTGACCGGGGTGTTCGCGACGACAGCCGTGAACTCCGGCGGTCAGGACGGCCTGCTGTATGGCGGAGGGCTGGGCCCCCTGCTGAAGCAGCTGGTTGCCGTGGGCTTCACGATCGTATTCGTGGCCGCGCTGACCTTCGTGATCGCCAAGGCCGTGGACGCCCTGATCGGGCTCCGGGTCGACGACGAGTCGGAGCTGGAGGGCCTGGACCTCAGCCAGCACGACGAGGTGGGCTACAACTTCTGA
- a CDS encoding beta-propeller domain-containing protein yields MMHGQKKRGAGAPLPVLFAIMCALAACSSGGGFALEPVDLEPRVMTSAALTVPASCSELEERLRRGLSQEMRVMLLQAEQALRGSMSGGIPVPVLGGAEVDMALGGAGRSDGPAYSGTNNQEAAADEGDIVKTDGTYLYVLGPTDIVILEIPEPGDLAVRSRTAVEGWPLELLLDGNTAVVVSAVSPWDLPEGHPLRSQPGGIGLGDWGSSPGSPGAEPAIDIAGPGYWWNSIIKIAVLDVTDRTGPAVLHEIYTEGDYRAARLTDGVVRVVTFGGKAADALNYWPELPDWFWEGGGSDLQRWAAIRSAVIEAIGKNDRIIARMGLADFAPQSAVSDGDGGYDLESLSGENCQNFALPEDSWSRSFTTIRTLDLSGDLAESPVLQVATGASHVYSSGDTLLVADEAFASWWFWDQEILPGHTNLHRFHLDGANTAYTGSGRVEGTLYGPFALSERENRVRIAVTSGGFPWWWGVRRVEPVNHVYVMEGGDSLEVTGHLGGIARGESIWAARFLEDKAFLVTFRNIDPLWAIDLADPAAPSVAGHVEVPGVSTYIHPLAGDRLLTVGFAVDTETFDWSTQVALFDVSDFAAPVQSDTLDLGALLGGGWSEATWEHKAFQYWPPHSLLAIPMERYRFDSDDYEYSTTLELVEVDGGTLSHAGSLAQDAEAGECEDPLFYCMPNRVRRSVFVGDHVYLIGTVRVSAFDLDTLEETATAELTAP; encoded by the coding sequence ATGATGCACGGCCAGAAGAAACGGGGAGCGGGAGCGCCGCTCCCCGTTCTTTTTGCAATCATGTGCGCGCTGGCCGCCTGTTCGTCAGGCGGCGGGTTTGCCCTGGAGCCGGTCGATCTGGAGCCTCGCGTGATGACGAGTGCGGCGCTCACGGTCCCGGCATCGTGCAGCGAACTGGAGGAGCGGCTTCGCCGCGGACTCAGCCAGGAGATGCGTGTGATGCTACTCCAGGCCGAGCAGGCCCTTCGTGGCAGCATGAGCGGTGGCATTCCGGTGCCGGTACTGGGCGGAGCGGAAGTGGACATGGCGCTCGGCGGCGCGGGCCGCAGTGACGGACCGGCCTATTCGGGTACCAACAACCAGGAGGCGGCGGCTGACGAGGGCGATATCGTCAAGACCGACGGGACCTACCTCTATGTCCTTGGCCCCACGGACATCGTGATCCTGGAGATCCCGGAGCCGGGGGACCTTGCCGTCCGTTCGCGTACGGCAGTCGAGGGCTGGCCGCTGGAACTCCTGCTGGACGGGAACACGGCGGTGGTGGTTTCGGCGGTAAGTCCGTGGGATCTCCCTGAAGGCCATCCGCTCCGGTCCCAGCCCGGTGGCATTGGCCTTGGCGACTGGGGCAGTTCGCCTGGGTCGCCCGGCGCGGAACCGGCCATCGACATCGCGGGGCCCGGCTACTGGTGGAACAGCATCATCAAGATCGCCGTTCTGGATGTTACCGACCGGACGGGTCCGGCGGTGCTGCACGAAATCTACACGGAGGGCGACTACCGGGCGGCGCGGCTCACGGATGGAGTGGTGCGGGTGGTCACCTTCGGGGGCAAGGCGGCCGACGCCCTCAACTACTGGCCGGAGCTTCCGGACTGGTTCTGGGAAGGCGGCGGCAGCGATCTCCAGAGATGGGCGGCTATCCGCAGCGCGGTCATCGAGGCGATCGGGAAGAACGACCGGATCATTGCACGCATGGGCCTGGCCGATTTCGCGCCGCAGTCGGCCGTGAGCGATGGTGACGGCGGGTACGATCTGGAGAGCCTTTCTGGGGAGAACTGCCAGAACTTCGCGCTCCCGGAGGACTCCTGGTCCCGCAGCTTCACCACGATCCGGACGCTGGACCTGTCGGGCGATCTCGCGGAATCGCCGGTCCTGCAGGTCGCCACGGGCGCGAGTCATGTCTATTCCAGCGGGGACACGCTGCTGGTCGCCGACGAGGCGTTCGCCTCGTGGTGGTTCTGGGATCAGGAGATACTGCCCGGCCATACCAACCTGCACCGTTTCCATCTGGACGGGGCTAATACCGCCTATACCGGAAGCGGCCGCGTGGAGGGGACCCTGTACGGCCCGTTTGCGCTCTCGGAGCGGGAGAACCGTGTGCGGATTGCCGTGACGAGCGGCGGCTTCCCCTGGTGGTGGGGAGTCCGGCGCGTGGAGCCGGTCAATCATGTCTATGTGATGGAAGGCGGGGATTCGCTCGAAGTGACCGGGCATCTGGGCGGCATCGCCAGGGGTGAAAGCATCTGGGCGGCGCGGTTTCTGGAGGACAAGGCGTTCCTGGTGACGTTCCGGAACATCGATCCGCTCTGGGCGATCGATCTGGCAGATCCGGCTGCGCCGTCAGTCGCCGGGCATGTCGAGGTGCCGGGTGTTTCCACTTACATCCATCCGCTGGCGGGGGACCGGCTGCTCACGGTCGGCTTCGCCGTCGATACGGAAACCTTCGACTGGTCCACGCAGGTGGCATTGTTCGATGTCAGCGACTTTGCCGCGCCGGTCCAGTCGGACACGCTGGACCTCGGCGCGCTCCTGGGCGGCGGATGGAGTGAGGCCACCTGGGAGCACAAGGCGTTCCAGTACTGGCCGCCCCATTCGCTGCTGGCCATCCCGATGGAGCGGTACCGTTTCGATTCTGACGACTACGAGTATTCGACGACACTGGAGCTTGTCGAGGTTGATGGCGGTACCCTCTCGCACGCGGGCAGCCTCGCCCAGGATGCCGAGGCGGGCGAGTGCGAGGACCCCCTCTTTTACTGCATGCCGAACCGGGTCCGCCGGTCGGTGTTTGTCGGCGACCATGTCTACCTGATCGGCACGGTGCGGGTATCGGCGTTCGATCTCGACACGCTGGAGGAAACCGCCACGGCGGAACTCACGGCGCCCTGA
- a CDS encoding IPT/TIG domain-containing protein yields the protein MRSVSGRFLDGIRAAVLAGVLLGAAACVNEQRILSDTDDPNAPTRAPTITTVIAPADQGLAPASCGNPIEPWGPAGGNTEIIVSGDNFLSGASFFVGGQPAQVSGTVQTGQARIITPPGRPGAVDVIVVNPNGTLGRKPGAFVYCAEPARVCLNFLTGSGCPIPVDDDEDGVFCPVDSVTALSCPVGPDDLNPKVEVGGIFPVRVRVRNLPGGDDLRGVEFCAAPPCDLDNSDDIDVAVTASDGASIALFAGPTPTSRDLMVGETGVFRYDFAALTPGSIGLGVRISGYNDRLNSILLFPAGGPVQHPATFRLTPLQAIVSVNSERVSAGDQIRVTVNIGNAGPRALAQVAPSTPTCNGDGDATLRFSSVPTEAEALPVLPPFGVTEFILIYEARCEGSLLFSSIASALDIELADPVVEGVERTSPLITIEGSLESCDLEPERIDCPR from the coding sequence ATGCGAAGCGTTTCCGGCAGGTTCCTTGACGGTATCCGGGCGGCTGTCCTTGCGGGCGTGCTGCTTGGAGCGGCAGCCTGCGTGAACGAGCAGCGCATACTTTCCGACACTGACGATCCCAACGCCCCGACCCGCGCCCCAACCATCACGACAGTGATAGCCCCGGCGGATCAGGGGCTCGCCCCGGCATCCTGCGGCAACCCGATCGAGCCATGGGGACCGGCCGGCGGCAACACCGAGATCATCGTCAGCGGCGACAACTTCCTCTCCGGGGCCTCGTTTTTCGTGGGCGGACAGCCCGCACAGGTGTCCGGAACCGTGCAGACGGGGCAGGCGCGTATCATCACGCCACCGGGACGGCCCGGTGCCGTTGATGTCATCGTGGTAAACCCCAACGGCACCCTGGGAAGAAAACCCGGCGCGTTCGTCTACTGCGCCGAGCCCGCCAGGGTTTGCCTGAACTTCCTGACGGGTTCCGGTTGCCCGATACCCGTCGATGACGACGAGGATGGCGTCTTCTGTCCCGTCGATTCGGTCACGGCATTATCCTGCCCCGTGGGGCCTGACGACCTGAATCCGAAGGTGGAAGTGGGCGGCATTTTCCCGGTGCGCGTGCGCGTCCGGAACCTGCCGGGCGGGGATGACCTCCGCGGCGTGGAGTTCTGCGCCGCCCCACCCTGCGATCTCGACAACTCGGATGACATCGATGTGGCGGTGACTGCCTCCGACGGCGCTTCCATCGCCCTGTTTGCCGGCCCGACGCCCACCTCGCGCGACCTGATGGTCGGCGAAACCGGCGTGTTCCGCTACGATTTTGCCGCGCTCACCCCGGGCTCCATCGGCCTCGGCGTAAGGATTTCCGGATACAACGACCGGCTGAACTCGATCCTGCTGTTCCCTGCCGGGGGACCGGTGCAGCATCCGGCCACCTTCCGGCTGACGCCGCTCCAGGCGATCGTGTCGGTCAACTCCGAGCGGGTGTCGGCGGGTGACCAGATCCGCGTCACCGTCAACATCGGAAACGCCGGCCCCCGGGCGCTTGCCCAGGTGGCGCCGAGTACTCCCACTTGCAACGGCGATGGCGATGCGACGCTGCGCTTTTCCAGCGTGCCCACGGAAGCGGAGGCCCTGCCGGTGCTGCCGCCGTTCGGCGTAACCGAATTCATCCTGATCTATGAGGCCCGCTGCGAGGGCTCGCTCTTGTTCTCCTCCATCGCCAGCGCCCTGGACATCGAACTGGCCGATCCGGTGGTCGAGGGCGTCGAGCGGACGAGCCCCCTCATCACCATCGAAGGTTCGCTCGAAAGCTGCGATCTGGAACCCGAACGGATCGACTGTCCGCGCTAG
- a CDS encoding endonuclease III domain-containing protein has protein sequence MPKARQAHPHGPLTRRKVPLDDLRTHLAAHYGPLGWWPGESPFEVLVGAVLTQNTAWKNVEKAIANLKGAKVLDLHSIDRLPDRQLARLLKPAGYFNVKTRRLKSLVRHVVSRHGSLEAMFGQPMEALRAELLEVHGVGPETADSILCYAAGQPSFVVDAYTRRILARHNLVEPDISYEPLRRFSMERIPASVSVYNEFHAALVAVGNRHCRPSPRCEGCPLEKFL, from the coding sequence ATGCCAAAGGCCCGCCAGGCCCATCCACATGGCCCGCTCACCCGGCGGAAGGTTCCGCTGGACGATCTGCGGACGCACCTTGCCGCGCACTATGGTCCGCTTGGCTGGTGGCCGGGGGAGTCGCCCTTCGAAGTGCTCGTCGGGGCCGTGCTGACGCAGAACACGGCCTGGAAGAATGTCGAGAAAGCGATCGCAAACCTGAAAGGCGCGAAGGTGCTCGACCTGCACTCGATCGACCGCCTGCCGGACCGGCAGCTTGCCCGGCTGCTGAAGCCGGCGGGCTATTTCAACGTGAAGACCCGGAGACTGAAGTCGCTGGTGCGGCATGTCGTCAGCCGGCACGGCTCGCTGGAGGCGATGTTCGGCCAGCCGATGGAGGCGCTCCGGGCGGAGCTTCTGGAGGTCCATGGCGTCGGTCCGGAGACGGCCGACTCGATCCTCTGCTATGCGGCCGGGCAGCCGTCCTTCGTGGTGGACGCCTACACGCGGCGCATCCTGGCCCGGCACAACCTCGTGGAACCGGATATTTCCTATGAACCCCTGCGGCGGTTCTCGATGGAGCGGATTCCGGCCTCCGTCAGCGTCTATAATGAGTTCCACGCCGCGCTGGTGGCGGTAGGGAACCGGCACTGCCGGCCCTCGCCTCGGTGTGAAGGTTGCCCGCTGGAAAAGTTCCTCTGA
- a CDS encoding SAM-dependent chlorinase/fluorinase — translation MKKRTPPPPVITLATDFGTEDGYVAAMKGVILQHAPLARIMDLGHELPAHDIRHAAFFARSAYPYFPEGTIHVMVVDPGVGSGRRGLIHPWRNGWLVGPDNGVFSLLKGFGRGAREIDLKKLGAAVSTTFHGRDVFARVAARLAAGDKPETAGPALGSPVRVELAEPVRSRNGIRVVPAAIDRFGNVILPIGPNEFPFEKGSVKVSSGGRIRTLPIVRTYSDLPDRGEGILVGSHGFWELAAQGASFASHWKIRPGGSVVLI, via the coding sequence GTGAAGAAACGAACTCCACCGCCGCCGGTGATTACGCTCGCCACCGACTTCGGCACCGAGGACGGCTATGTCGCCGCCATGAAGGGCGTGATCCTCCAGCACGCGCCGCTGGCGAGGATCATGGATCTGGGACACGAACTGCCGGCACACGATATCCGGCACGCGGCATTTTTCGCCCGGTCGGCCTATCCGTACTTTCCGGAGGGGACGATCCACGTGATGGTCGTTGACCCCGGAGTCGGTTCCGGGCGGCGGGGACTCATTCACCCGTGGCGCAACGGGTGGCTGGTGGGGCCCGACAACGGTGTGTTCTCGTTGCTGAAGGGGTTCGGCCGCGGGGCCCGGGAGATCGATCTGAAAAAACTGGGTGCGGCCGTTTCCACAACCTTCCACGGTCGTGACGTGTTCGCCCGTGTGGCGGCGCGGCTGGCCGCCGGGGATAAGCCCGAAACAGCCGGTCCGGCGCTTGGCTCGCCGGTGCGGGTCGAACTGGCCGAGCCGGTGCGGAGCCGCAACGGCATCCGTGTCGTTCCGGCGGCCATCGACCGGTTCGGAAACGTCATCCTGCCGATCGGCCCGAACGAGTTCCCGTTCGAGAAGGGCTCGGTGAAAGTTTCCAGCGGCGGCAGGATACGGACACTCCCGATCGTCAGGACCTATTCGGACCTGCCCGACAGGGGCGAGGGGATTCTCGTGGGGAGTCACGGGTTCTGGGAACTGGCGGCCCAGGGCGCATCGTTCGCCTCGCACTGGAAGATACGGCCCGGCGGTTCAGTCGTGCTGATCTGA
- a CDS encoding RNA methyltransferase has translation MTSDGTSPVSRLDLGRVVTVLVRPMYAGNIGQCARAMMNMGLTRLRLTDPPRDWKGPQARAMAVGAWDVLKKAEVYPNLPGALADVSFAVALTASYRRTIDIVPFGTTISRLAGASQTGTAAIVFGPESHGLTNEEVARCHVAAELPTGTEFPSINLSQAVMVTATLLQLAVHEPRPPAREAELATAADLEGYLTHLRRVLDQVNFLPSDNPDSVFIRLRRIYARAGLEKGEINLLRGILSNVEYGLGTRKLKKKE, from the coding sequence GTGACTTCTGACGGAACATCTCCGGTATCCCGTCTGGACCTCGGCCGGGTTGTGACCGTGCTGGTGCGTCCCATGTACGCGGGAAATATCGGCCAGTGCGCGCGGGCCATGATGAACATGGGGCTCACCCGCCTGCGGCTGACCGACCCGCCCCGCGACTGGAAGGGACCACAGGCAAGGGCCATGGCCGTGGGCGCCTGGGATGTACTGAAGAAGGCGGAAGTCTATCCCAACCTGCCGGGAGCGCTCGCCGACGTGAGCTTCGCCGTGGCGCTCACCGCCTCCTACCGGCGGACGATCGACATCGTGCCGTTCGGTACAACCATCTCACGGCTTGCCGGGGCCTCGCAGACCGGGACGGCGGCGATCGTGTTCGGTCCCGAATCCCACGGACTCACCAACGAGGAAGTCGCCCGCTGCCACGTCGCCGCCGAGCTGCCCACGGGAACGGAGTTCCCTTCGATCAACCTGTCGCAGGCGGTGATGGTAACAGCCACGTTGCTCCAGCTTGCCGTCCATGAGCCCCGGCCGCCGGCCCGCGAGGCCGAACTGGCCACCGCCGCCGACCTGGAGGGATACCTCACCCATCTCCGCCGCGTACTCGACCAGGTGAACTTCCTGCCGTCCGACAACCCCGACAGCGTTTTCATCCGGCTTCGCCGCATCTATGCCCGAGCCGGCCTCGAAAAGGGCGAGATCAACCTGCTCCGTGGGATTCTCTCGAACGTCGAATACGGCCTGGGAACCCGGAAGCTGAAGAAGAAAGAGTAA
- a CDS encoding geranylgeranyl reductase family protein yields MPIDISRLDLGGAAEIPDEPDYLVIGAGPAGSSAAARLAQAGKTVYLADYARFPREKVCGDGLSPNAVSSLMEIGIGPEQFEGHYTPITHVRLVAPSGRGFVAAYPENGRAKVRSGYVVPRRELDALILAHAVRSGARFRTGVRLRKAEWENGQPVLTVDDNGTIRRLTPRNLIAADGEFSLIRRGLVQKSREVQSLAIRAYYEGCTAPAHMEIHFPAELKPGYGWIFPETDGRLNVGVYVYQHTLDKGLDIHEAFRFFTGQYEPALRYLKGGRICGNPRGYPITFYEPSREPGCRRVLLAGDAAGVADNLTGEGIFQAIRTGIDAAGALLHSPETAVDAYQAKLAGQFSEARTRGRFIGWVLEHFAWFINFLFRRCEANSYVKDRVFRVVNADAPLWHFFTPSLWLHIFAGGSDRKLPDTGTGAGKPRSLTSCKP; encoded by the coding sequence ATGCCCATCGACATCTCCAGGCTTGATCTTGGCGGAGCCGCCGAAATCCCCGACGAACCGGACTACCTCGTCATCGGGGCGGGACCGGCCGGTTCCAGCGCCGCCGCCCGGCTCGCGCAAGCCGGGAAAACGGTTTACCTCGCCGATTACGCCCGGTTTCCCCGCGAAAAAGTGTGTGGCGACGGCCTTTCGCCCAACGCCGTCAGCTCCCTGATGGAGATCGGCATCGGCCCGGAACAGTTCGAGGGGCATTACACCCCCATCACCCACGTCCGGCTCGTGGCCCCTTCCGGCCGGGGTTTCGTGGCGGCCTATCCCGAAAACGGTCGGGCAAAAGTCCGCTCCGGTTATGTGGTCCCGCGCCGCGAACTGGACGCGCTGATCCTCGCCCATGCAGTCAGGAGCGGAGCCAGGTTCCGCACCGGCGTCCGCCTCCGGAAGGCCGAATGGGAAAACGGCCAGCCGGTGCTCACCGTGGACGACAACGGAACCATCCGCCGCCTGACCCCCCGGAACCTCATCGCCGCCGATGGCGAGTTCAGCCTCATCCGCCGGGGGCTCGTGCAGAAATCCCGCGAGGTCCAGTCCCTCGCAATCCGTGCCTACTACGAAGGCTGCACGGCCCCGGCGCACATGGAAATCCACTTCCCGGCGGAACTGAAACCCGGCTACGGCTGGATATTCCCCGAAACGGACGGACGGCTCAATGTGGGCGTCTATGTCTACCAGCACACGCTGGACAAAGGCCTCGACATCCACGAGGCGTTCCGGTTCTTCACCGGACAGTACGAGCCGGCACTCCGCTACCTGAAGGGCGGCCGCATCTGCGGCAATCCCCGGGGCTATCCGATCACCTTCTACGAACCTTCGCGGGAACCCGGCTGCCGGCGGGTGCTGCTCGCCGGAGACGCCGCCGGGGTGGCCGACAACCTGACCGGAGAGGGTATTTTCCAGGCGATCCGCACCGGCATTGATGCCGCCGGTGCCCTGCTCCACTCGCCGGAGACCGCCGTGGACGCCTATCAGGCGAAGCTCGCCGGGCAGTTTTCGGAAGCCCGGACGCGGGGGCGGTTCATCGGCTGGGTGCTGGAACACTTCGCGTGGTTCATCAACTTCCTGTTCCGCCGGTGCGAGGCAAACAGCTACGTGAAGGACCGCGTGTTCCGGGTGGTGAACGCCGATGCCCCGCTCTGGCACTTCTTTACTCCCTCCCTGTGGCTCCACATCTTCGCCGGGGGCAGCGACCGGAAACTGCCGGATACGGGAACCGGTGCCGGAAAACCCCGGTCCCTAACCTCCTGTAAACCCTGA
- a CDS encoding P-II family nitrogen regulator, with product MKKIEAIIKPHKLDDVKDKLREIGVQGMTVTEVKGFGRQKGHTEIYRGAEYVVEFLPKTKIEIIVDDGMADKVIDAIRGAANTGKVGDGKIFVSSISSVLRIRTGETGSDAL from the coding sequence ATGAAGAAGATCGAAGCCATCATCAAGCCGCATAAGCTGGACGACGTGAAGGACAAGCTCCGTGAAATCGGCGTCCAAGGCATGACCGTCACCGAGGTGAAGGGATTCGGCCGCCAGAAGGGGCACACGGAGATCTACCGCGGTGCCGAATACGTGGTGGAGTTCCTGCCCAAGACGAAGATCGAGATCATCGTGGACGACGGGATGGCCGACAAGGTGATTGACGCCATCCGCGGCGCGGCCAACACAGGCAAGGTGGGCGACGGCAAGATCTTCGTCTCGTCCATCAGCTCGGTTCTCCGGATCCGCACGGGCGAAACCGGCAGCGACGCGCTCTAA